Genomic DNA from Schistocerca americana isolate TAMUIC-IGC-003095 chromosome 6, iqSchAmer2.1, whole genome shotgun sequence:
tggatgaccgtccgtGTCTGGCGAGGGCTGTTGGCAAACGAGGTtcgctcagtccttgtgaggccaactgaggagctatttgaatgagaagtagcggcttcagtcatgTTACCTGACAactgctgggagagcggtgtgctgaccacatgcccctccatatccgcatccagtgacgcctatcggctgaggatgacacggcggtcggtcggtgcaatggtccttccgaggcctgttcggacggagaggagGAGAAAAATGTGCCTTTTGGAGGGAGGAGtgaatgtttattttctttttgcagGAAGGATAAGGAACATCACAAGCGAATGTCGTCTGACTGCCGGCAAATGGCGCTTGATGCTGAATCTCTAAAAATCGAGATAGGGGAAGCAATGCTACAGAAATTTGGGCGGAAACTGAACTTAAAGCATTTAGCGGAAGCAATTCTTAAGAAGCATATTTCGGAGATGCGATCCTCTGTGAACAAATTAAGGCAAGAGTACGACAGAAAAGTTTTTAAAATGCAGGTTTGTCGTCTTTAAATATCGCAATCATTTTCTTCATCTACAATATTTATTTAGTTCTCTTGGACATGTCcttaattattatttataatacTGTTGCAGACTGAAGTGCAAGAGAGACTGGAAGCTCTGTCTCGAATTATTCAACAGAATACTGAAAAGAAAAATCTACTGATCGTGTTGGAAGCAGAGAAAACTAAACTATGGAAACTCTTAAATAAACAAAAGACGAAGCAGGTAGGTGTATATGCACTCAGAACTATGATTGttttaatttaaatatatttgaaatcgtAATAACAGTCGTAATTTACTTGTGAAAATTCATATGTTGAGATAAAAGACACTAACCTCATACCTTGATGTAATTTGAAAGAAATATGTGTTTTGAAAAATTCAGTCATTGTCAAGAAGAGTCGTCCAACATACTCGCGTAGCTGTAGGCCTAGACAGAAGACGATCTATTGCAGATTTGTGAAATAATTTTGTGCTCCGAATATTATGATCTTTTTCGAAACTGAAAAATCTCCTCTATAGTAGTCAGCCTGTATTCTGCAAAGAACTCTCTCTGGTCTCGAGATAGCGGCATCTAGATTTATGTCGTGGTGTCGCCTAATGTTCAAAATGTAAACTTGCAGAATATCAGATCAGTTATGTAACTAGAGTGAATATTTACTAGCCAACTAGCGAACAGTGAGCAGTAGCAAGTTGTGAAATAAGCCTAACTTATCAGATGTGTTCCAAAAAAAGGATCGTGGCAGCCTTACTGTTTGCAGAAATGATTTGATGGTTAACATCGGAAGCTCCGTGGGCTGTTCGCAGATGGTACCGATGCAAATGACATCTACAGGATCAGCACTTGAGGCAGGGACACCAGTTGACCGTCACTTAAACAAATGTGATTTTGCATAAGCAGACTTTGTCCTCTTTTTAATCACAGATTATTTGCAATCTCCTCTTTTTAATCACAGATTATTTGCAATCCcttttccctcctcctcctctccagaGCGACATAGAAATCAACGCCAAGGTTGACGCCGCGTCCCTTGACTTCAGATGGGCATCTGCTTGTTCTATCGTTTAGTGAACCAAATACGAGATTACCGAGTATTGAACCAGGTTTGTGACTGTGTTCAAGACTTCCTACACTTtgttcttaatggaacaaaatcgacagatcgaAAAATAATTTCAGGAGTACCCTAAGGAAGTGTGAGAGGACCTTTACTGATTACAGTACGCAGGTTGTCctaggaggaatgatcagtattcgtGGATATGACAAGAACACTCATTTGAAGCAAGAAACTTCTTATGGACATATTCCCTATTCCGAACAGTTTCCGAGATAGATCAGCGCTTGAGGCAGGGCCACCACTTAACCCTCACTGTCCACTCTTATTCCTATGGCAGAAAGACATACTgagaaaaaagtttgaaaaatcGAGGTTGGTTGGactagaataaaacgtcaaagagtCTGGGTAGGTAAGACACACGTGCGCGCTGCTAGCCCAAAAACAAATCTGAAAAaatatgttctatctcggaaactattAGGAATAGAATATATGTCCAtaggaagttttttgcttcaaatgagtgttcctgtcatatccctcaatattACCAACCCTCCTGTATCTAATGATCTAGTGGGTTACGTCGGAAGATATgtgaggttgtttgcagatgatgtgatTGTCTGTACGAAGATAGCAATGTTAGAAAATTGTGATGAAATGTAGGAaggcctgcagaggactgatgaatgatgcaggctctggcagttgaccgtaggcgtaaataaatataacatactgcgcatgtacaaaaaaagaaatccactactgtacagttacactattggtgacaaatcaCTAGAAGCAGTAACTATAGAAAATAACAAGGAGTACCACTTGTAgcctaaagtggaatgactacttgaaacaaattgtaggaaaagcagatgctagaaCGAGATTCATAGGATGGATATTGAGCAAATTAATTCATCCACTAaaaggtggcttacgaaacacttgttcgagcaattcttgagtattactcaccggtctggaatccttaccagttATGATGTACAAATAATGTAGGTCTAAATGTCCTGTGGCActgttggctgggatatcccacAGGGCGGTTTCACCCACCTGTCGGAAAGGATGTTCTTCGTCCGCGGTTACGATACGTGCTTTCTCGTTGCTGATACAAGAGTTTTGTGTGGTATGTGTATTTTTAGATTGTAGGTGAGAGTAGTGGATGTATGTATAGTGTAGTGCAATGTTTGTGTTATATGAATGATGAGAGAAACAAGAGGATGACATCCTATGTTGGCACGCTGCCTAATGCTCCGAAAGCGTAGGGTCTGCTGATGGTCAGatcgccatcaacagtgtcacaatccctgacttcatgagacactgcagagagcttTGGAGCTTAATCCAGGAGATTGGCACAAAGATCTGGAACTTTACGATACCATCTCTCTCCTTAGCCAGCCAAATACTGGTGGTGAGAGTGTTGCACCAGTAATGTTTGAACCAGCTTTTCTCCacatcagccgcgcgggattagccgagcggtctaggcgctgcagtcatggactgtgcggctggtcccggcggaggttcgaatcctccctcgggcatgggtttgtgtgtttgtccttaggacaatttcggttaagtaatgtgtaagcttagggactgatgaccttagcagttaagtcccataagatttcacacacatttgaacatttttttctccacATCAGCGCCACCTCACAGGCATGCGTTAGCGACCACACCTAATGAGGTGTTACCAAGTCGGATGATTAGAAGAGATAGACAGGGTCCAACAAAGAGCACCGAGTTTCGCCACAGGATCGTTCTGTTGGTGCACAAGCGATTCAGGGATGATTGGAAAGCTCCatgacagacgctacaagagaggcgttgtgcatcacagcgCAATTTACTGTAGAAATTCCGAGAAAATACGTTGCGtaaagagtcgggcaacatattactttctgtCATATGTGCATCTTACGAAATGACTATGacagtaaaatcagagaaattttgGGTAGTGACAGCTATTCTACCCGTGCATCAATTGCATGTAGGTCAggaaatagagagaataatggtgCGTACAAAGTATGCACCGCCGCATATCGTAATGTGGCATGCGGAATGCAGATGTGAGAGGTGTTCAGAAAGTCTgtctgcagtgccgtatgattgttagccgcgcgtgccgtataatTGTTCGACTGAtagggttacttcccttcaagtggactctcccaacattccactattTCGTTTATCTTAGCCAATGTTAGTAGTGTGTgacgttacgtgttgacgtgaacgtttaagtttagttcctctgTTCGTTTGTTTcgcttttgtcactgttaaaatgctaaccattgaagaacgtgtgtttttagtcgaacaagtgttcaaagctggcggtaaatacatagtttcagtttgtcaaatacttaatccaggtttcccGGAGACAacgctcccacatcgcgatactgtgcgagatttgattaacaaatttcgaagtacgggttcagtgacagatgcaccgagaagtggtcgtcctagagttttgtctgaggataaactctcgatatttccgataaaatgtccatgagtccgaacagtaagtaagaaaactcgcccgggAAATCGAtgtagtgtcggaacggcccacatagctttaaggaaaaaattagaacttttcccatagtgcaagaacagaaaaatattgatcagggtgttgttgttgttgtggtcttcagtcctgagactggtttgatgcagctctccatgctactctatccagtgcaagcttcttcatctcccagtacctactgcaacctacatccttctgaatctgcttggtgtattcatctcttggtctccctctacgatttttaccctccacgctgccctccaa
This window encodes:
- the LOC124619242 gene encoding uncharacterized protein LOC124619242, producing the protein METLEQKERHRKDKEHHKRMSSDCRQMALDAESLKIEIGEAMLQKFGRKLNLKHLAEAILKKHISEMRSSVNKLRQEYDRKVFKMQTEVQERLEALSRIIQQNTEKKNLLIVLEAEKTKLWKLLNKQKTKQGGLTAAKLTKYSKDCDALNDVLRTQELEMEALRKEMRMLSFKSEPLPPISPSPITASPVQIVADITQKPNSNLNDEVNQ